From the genome of Halalkalicoccus subterraneus:
GGAACCAGACGGCGATCAAAGCCGTCGTCGAGGAGGCGATCCGAACCCTTCCCGAGGACCACGAGTGTGCGGCTCACACCTCCCTCGAAGGGACGGTCAACACGCCCACGGACGCGATCCCCGAGGAAACGAGGAAACGGGTCGAACCGCTCGTCGGCGACTACCTCTGAGTCCGATACGGCGAGCGCCCCCCGACGGTTGTGCTGCCGGTCGATCCGTCGATACCGACCCCATCACGAAACCGGTGACCGCTCTACTTCCCGCGGACGTAATCGAGCGCCGAGACGAACTCCTCGGGATCGACGTGACCCTCGGTTTCGGTCAGGCGCTCGCGGAGTTTTGTGGGTGTCATACTCTGCCATACTATGCCGTCCCTAATAAAACTACTGTCACGTGGTACCACGGTACAGAACTCAGCCCGCAACCGCTTCGCTTCCCTCGGCGGCAGCGGGGTTCTGAACCCAGAGGTCGCCGAAGAGGTCGTCCTGTTC
Proteins encoded in this window:
- a CDS encoding phosphorylase family protein, translated to GWDLVGMTAIPEAKLAREAEIAYATVAGVTDYDVWKEDSEVTLQEVLENAERNQTAIKAVVEEAIRTLPEDHECAAHTSLEGTVNTPTDAIPEETRKRVEPLVGDYL